GCAAATCGAAGCAAAGTGGCAGAGCAAGCAAGATCTTTACAACCACACCCCTTCCATTCCGCCTGTGGAAAACTACCGCATCACCGACACCTTTGGCATGCGTCGGCACCCCTTCACCGGCCGTTGGACGATGCACGAGGGCATAGACCTTGCCTCCCACCGAGGCGAACCGGTCTACGCCACTGCTGATGGGGTGGTTGTTTCCGCGGTGGACAGGTTCAGACCCAACAATGGCTATGGGAAGGAGGTCGTGATTGACCACGGCTATGGCAAACAGACGCGGTATGCACACCTTTCCAAGGTCCTGGTAAGGGAAGGGCAACGTGTTTCCCGTTGGGATGTCATCGGTCTCCTCGGGGACACCGGTCAGGCCACTGGGCCCCATGTGCACTATGAGGTCCTGGTGGAGGGAAAGCCGGTCAATCCGAAGGACTTTATCCTAGAATAGACGCGCGCAGTCCCGGTGTCACAGAAGAGCACAAGGCCCACCGCTCCGCGTGGGCCTTTTTTTCTACCCAATCGCGCCACGCCTGGACGGTGGAGACCCAAGCAGCGTGTGCGCTCCCCACGCCTTAGGCAGGAGCCGCTGCCAAACCGGCCCGCTCTGAATAGACGGCGCGCGCAACCCTTTGCAAAGCTCGGCGCATTTTCCGTCTGCCTGGCGGCAGCGGCGCTCCTCTGGGCCCCGCAAGCCTTGCTTGGCGAGGACCCCAAAGCACCACGGCCTCCCGACCAGCTCGTGCTCCGTGGCATCGAGCTCACCGTCAACCACCACTACGACGAAGCCCACAGCTGCTTTGACTCCTTGGCCAATTCCTTGCCCGACCACCCGGCCGGCCCTTTTTTCAAGGCAGCAGTGCTCCATTCAAGGATGCTGGACTATGAATCGGATCAGGCTGCTGGAGAGTTCGCCCGTTTTGTGGAGGAGGCCATCGCTTCTGCGAGCCATTGCCTTGCCCAAAACCCTTCCGATGCGTGGTGCCTCTTCTACCGCGGCGCTGCCTATGGCTATCGGGCGTTCCACGCCGCGCGCCAGGGACGATACCTCGCGGCCTTTCACGATGGGCAACTTGCCCTGCGGGACCTGGAATCGGCAGTGGCGCTCGACTCGTCGCTGGCCGATGCTTATCTCGGCATCGGCAGCTACAAGTACTGGCGTGGCAAGCTCCTCCGCTACTTGAGCTGGCTTCCCTTTGTGCCCGACGAGCGTGAGGAGGGAATTCGCCTCATCCGCCTGGCCATCGCCAGGGGACGGTACTCGTACCTGACCGGCCTCAACGATTTGGCGTGGGTCCTCATCGATGCGGGCAAGTATGATGAGGCAGCGGAAACAGCGCGGAAGGGATTGGCGTCCTGCCCAGAGAGTCGCTTCTTCTTGTGGCCGCTTGCCGAGGCCTGTTTCGCCAAGCAGAACTACCCTGCAGCGGTCCACTGGTACGAACGCCTCTTAGAGTCCGTGCTCCGGGCTCCGGAGAACAATCACCACAACGAAATCATATGCCGCCTGAAGTTGGCCCACGCCTACTGTGCGTTAGGGGAGACGGACAAGGCGCGGATGCACGCCACCGCCATCCTTAGCCTGAAGTTGGAGAAGGATATCGCACAGCGGGCGAACAAAAAGCAGGCCATGGCTCGGGCGATACTCGAACGCTGCGTCCCCCCCGCAGATGCCCCCTGACATTGCATAGATCCAGCCCCAGCCACTAGAAGCTGTAGCGTATGCCCACCTGGTTGACTGGTTTGC
This genomic stretch from Calditrichota bacterium harbors:
- a CDS encoding tetratricopeptide repeat protein; amino-acid sequence: MLRGIELTVNHHYDEAHSCFDSLANSLPDHPAGPFFKAAVLHSRMLDYESDQAAGEFARFVEEAIASASHCLAQNPSDAWCLFYRGAAYGYRAFHAARQGRYLAAFHDGQLALRDLESAVALDSSLADAYLGIGSYKYWRGKLLRYLSWLPFVPDEREEGIRLIRLAIARGRYSYLTGLNDLAWVLIDAGKYDEAAETARKGLASCPESRFFLWPLAEACFAKQNYPAAVHWYERLLESVLRAPENNHHNEIICRLKLAHAYCALGETDKARMHATAILSLKLEKDIAQRANKKQAMARAILERCVPPADAP